A stretch of Sinimarinibacterium sp. NLF-5-8 DNA encodes these proteins:
- a CDS encoding RND family transporter — translation MAKKSMFSQEAILAVVEPIIYGPRRAVLLVLGLLTAVFAWFALGTHVDAGFDKSIPLDHPYMKVLKQYEDDFGGANTVLVALIQKDKSHDIYNEHFLSKLKQVTDEVFFLPGVDRSRVSSLFTPDVRYVEVVEGGFAGGNVIPAEYQPTAEYFSLVRSNVGKGGHVGRYVSKDQRGAMVFAELMEVDPVTGKRLDYREVAQQLETKIRGEFADDQVDVHIVGFAKVIGDVTDAANEVVMFFFVALLLTFVLLILYLGSLKLAVLPLVCAIIAVVWEFGLLAGTGFGLDPFAILVPFLILSVSVSHGVQYTSSWVSELATGKNSYDASLETFRRLAIPGTTALITDLIGFLTILLIPIDIIREMAINAAYGMFAIIITNKVLMPIWLTYTEVKNVASFVKKQQAREAVFNPLFRAMTIITRPAPAAIIIIAASMLYGWAVWKGQGMLYGDSQAGVPELRPDSRYNQDSNAITDNFTIGTDLLKVVAETDAEACIKYDVMEQIDRFGWHMQNDPGVASILSLPSAARQVNAAFSEASPKFAVLPRNQYVMVQAITPIPTSSGLLDPNCSAMAVLLFTRDHKAETLARLVGKTQAFNAENAQAWYARNPEVTPAYCQDKTTARRALGEARVLLKNHSAHLKASGMTDAEVDAEPQTMALRKTADERLAAWQAMDQVCPVNFALASAQGGVMAASNEIVHEKDKPIVYYVYAVLVLFIALSFRTVAGVVSILMPLYIVSALIGALMTIKGIGMKVATLPVAALAVGIGVDYGIYIYATIEEFVKKGMSLADAYFETLKMTGKPVIFTGLVLSGSVATWLWSGLQFQADMGLLLAFAFFANMIGAILVLPAVCRYFMKLPHD, via the coding sequence TGGTTTGCACTGGGCACCCATGTTGACGCGGGCTTTGACAAGTCCATTCCGCTGGATCACCCGTACATGAAAGTCCTCAAGCAATATGAGGACGATTTTGGCGGTGCCAACACGGTGCTGGTGGCGTTGATCCAGAAGGACAAAAGCCACGATATCTACAACGAGCACTTTTTATCCAAGCTCAAGCAAGTGACCGACGAGGTTTTCTTTTTGCCGGGCGTGGATCGCTCGCGCGTTTCCTCGCTGTTTACCCCGGACGTGCGCTACGTTGAAGTGGTCGAGGGCGGTTTTGCAGGCGGCAACGTCATCCCCGCCGAATATCAGCCCACGGCAGAATATTTCAGCCTGGTGCGCAGCAACGTCGGCAAAGGCGGGCATGTCGGGCGCTATGTGTCCAAGGATCAGCGCGGCGCAATGGTGTTTGCCGAGTTGATGGAAGTCGATCCGGTCACCGGCAAGCGGCTTGATTACCGCGAAGTGGCGCAACAGCTCGAAACCAAGATTCGCGGCGAGTTTGCCGACGATCAGGTCGATGTTCACATCGTTGGCTTTGCCAAGGTCATTGGCGATGTCACCGACGCGGCCAATGAAGTGGTGATGTTCTTCTTCGTTGCGCTGCTGCTGACGTTTGTGCTGCTGATCCTGTATCTGGGCAGCCTCAAGCTCGCGGTGCTGCCGCTGGTCTGCGCCATCATTGCCGTGGTCTGGGAGTTTGGCCTGCTTGCCGGCACCGGCTTCGGGCTGGATCCGTTTGCGATCCTGGTGCCGTTTCTGATCCTGTCGGTGTCGGTGTCGCACGGCGTGCAATACACCAGCTCGTGGGTGAGCGAACTGGCCACCGGCAAGAACAGCTACGACGCTTCGCTGGAAACCTTTCGGCGGCTGGCCATCCCCGGAACCACGGCGCTGATCACCGATTTGATCGGCTTTTTGACCATTTTGCTGATTCCGATCGACATCATCCGCGAAATGGCCATCAATGCCGCCTACGGCATGTTTGCAATCATCATCACCAACAAGGTGCTGATGCCGATCTGGCTGACCTACACCGAAGTTAAAAATGTCGCCAGCTTTGTCAAAAAGCAGCAGGCGCGCGAGGCAGTGTTCAATCCGCTGTTCCGGGCGATGACGATCATCACCCGACCGGCGCCGGCGGCGATCATCATCATCGCGGCGTCCATGCTGTATGGCTGGGCCGTGTGGAAAGGGCAGGGCATGCTCTATGGCGATTCGCAGGCGGGCGTGCCGGAACTGCGCCCCGATTCGCGCTACAACCAGGACTCCAATGCCATTACCGACAACTTCACCATCGGCACCGATCTGCTCAAGGTGGTGGCCGAAACCGATGCGGAAGCCTGCATCAAATACGACGTGATGGAGCAGATCGACCGTTTTGGCTGGCACATGCAAAATGATCCCGGCGTGGCCTCGATTCTGTCGCTGCCGTCGGCGGCGCGTCAGGTCAACGCTGCTTTTTCCGAGGCCTCGCCCAAGTTTGCGGTGCTGCCGCGCAATCAATATGTGATGGTGCAGGCGATTACGCCGATTCCCACCTCATCGGGCCTGCTCGATCCCAACTGCTCGGCGATGGCGGTGCTGCTGTTCACCCGGGATCACAAGGCGGAAACGCTGGCGCGACTGGTCGGCAAGACCCAAGCCTTCAATGCCGAAAATGCACAGGCATGGTACGCGCGCAACCCTGAAGTCACCCCGGCCTATTGCCAGGACAAGACCACCGCGCGGCGCGCGCTGGGCGAGGCACGGGTCTTGCTGAAGAATCACAGCGCCCATCTCAAGGCCAGCGGGATGACCGATGCCGAAGTCGATGCCGAGCCGCAAACCATGGCCCTGCGCAAGACGGCCGATGAGCGTCTGGCGGCATGGCAGGCCATGGATCAGGTCTGCCCGGTCAACTTTGCCCTGGCCAGCGCGCAGGGCGGGGTGATGGCCGCATCCAATGAAATCGTCCACGAAAAAGACAAGCCCATTGTTTATTACGTCTACGCCGTGCTGGTGCTGTTCATTGCCTTGAGCTTCAGAACCGTGGCCGGTGTGGTGTCGATCCTGATGCCGCTGTACATCGTCTCGGCGCTGATCGGTGCGCTGATGACCATCAAGGGGATCGGCATGAAGGTTGCCACCTTGCCGGTGGCGGCACTGGCGGTGGGCATTGGCGTGGACTATGGCATTTACATCTACGCCACCATCGAGGAATTCGTGAAAAAAGGCATGAGTCTGGCCGATGCCTATTTTGAAACCTTGAAAATGACCGGAAAGCCGGTGATCTTTACTGGCCTGGTGCTGTCGGGATCGGTTGCCACCTGGCTGTGGTCGGGACTGCAATTCCAGGCCGACATGGGGCTGCTGCTGGCGTTTGCATTTTTTGCCAACATGATCGGTGCCATTCTGGTGCTGCCGGCGGTGTGCCGCTATTTCATGAAACTGCCGCATGACTGA